A DNA window from Hordeum vulgare subsp. vulgare chromosome 1H, MorexV3_pseudomolecules_assembly, whole genome shotgun sequence contains the following coding sequences:
- the LOC123451128 gene encoding gamma-gliadin B-like — MKTFLIFVLVAMAMNIATTARQLNPSNKELQSPQQSFSHQQQPFLKQQSYPQQPFPTPQQQFPPQPQQPFPQPQQPIPLQPQQPFPQQPQQPQQPFPQPQQPFPQPHQPFPSQPQQPFPQTEEAFPLQPQQPFLQQPEQIILQQPQQPFPLQPEQIIPQQPRQPFPLQPQQPLPQQPQQQFPQQPQQPLPQQLEQIIPLQPQQPFPQQPQQPFFQPRQPSPEQLEQIITLQPQQPFFQPQQLTPLQPQQPFPQQPQQPFPQPQQPFPWQLEQSFPWEPQQPFSQPQQPVPQEPQQPFPLQPQQPFPQQPQQSFLQPQQPIPQQPQQPFPLQSQQPFPQQPQQPFPQPQQPSPQQPQQPFPLQPQQPFPHQTQQSFLQPQPQQPSTLQPQQPLPQQPQQPFLQPQRPLTHQPEQIIFQETQQTFPQQPHQPQQPYPQQQPSGSSVTSIGGQ; from the coding sequence ATGAAGACCTTTCTCATCTTTGTCCTCGTTGCCATGGCGATGAACATCGCCACTACTGCTAGGCAGCTAAACCCTAGCAACAAAGAGTTGCAATCACCACAACAATCATTTTCCCATCAACAACAACCATTTCTGAAACAACAATCATATCCACAACAACCATTTCccacaccccaacaacaattcccgccgcaaccacaacaaccatttcCCCAACCCCAACAACCAATTCCcctgcaaccacaacaaccattccCTCAGCAAccccaacaaccacaacaacctttTCCTCAACCCCAACAACCATTTCCACAGCCCCACCAACCATTTCCCtcgcaaccacaacaaccatttcCCCAAACCGAAGAAGCATTCCCTCTACAGCCACAACAACCATTCCTCCAGCAACCAGAACAAATAATTCTCCAGCAACCCCAACAACCATTCCCTCTTCAACCAGAACAAATAATTCCCCAACAACCCCGACAACCATTCCCCCTGCAACCGCAACAACCACTCCCCCAGCAACCCCAACAACAATTCCCCCAACAACCCCAACAACCATTACCCCAGCAACTAGAACAAATAATTCCACTGCAACCACAACAACCGTTCccgcagcaaccacaacaaccattttTCCAGCCTCGACAACCATCCCCCGAGCAACTAGAACAAATAATTACCCTGCAACCGCAACAACCATTCTTCCAGCCCCAACAACTAACCCccctacaaccacaacaaccattccCCCAACAACCCCAACAACCTTTTCCCCAGCCACAACAACCATTCCCCTGGCAactagaacaatcattcccatggGAACCACAACAACCATTTTCTCAACCCCAACAACCAGTTCCCCAGGAACCGCAACAACCATTCCCTCTACAGCCGCAACAACCATTCccccaacaaccacaacaatcatTTCTCCAGCCTCAACAACCAATTCCCCAGCAACCCCAACAACCATTCCCTCTACAGTCACAACAACCATTCccccagcaaccacaacaaccatttcCCCAGCCTCAACAACCATCCccccaacaaccacaacaaccattccCCCTACAACCGCAACAACCATTCCCCCATCAAACCCAACAATCATTTCTCCAGCCCCAACCCCAACAACCATCCACCCTGCAACCGCAACAACCATTAccccaacaaccacaacaaccatttcTCCAGCCCCAACGACCATTAACCCATCAACCAGAACAAATAATTTTCCAGGAAACCCAACAAACTTTCCCCCAACAACCACACCAACCTCAGCAACCctatccacaacaacaaccatccgGGAGTAGTGTTACAAGCATCGGTGGCCAATGA